In one window of Ostrinia nubilalis chromosome 19, ilOstNubi1.1, whole genome shotgun sequence DNA:
- the LOC135080941 gene encoding uncharacterized protein LOC135080941 — protein sequence MAESTPDSSRPQSDHCEVSSSVGPYLASVDGSSSVWQKSWELPKPYPESGASWGQDNPMGAMGSGVIVDPIKTYHMGIALATRQTPFALLKPNNGTPVLVKVIDTKLPGGKQMLVPATAEDLKVGGKIVLKNDENDLSEGVNEAAGPEIGGAVQIRVPVVAIVVPKIKNGGRLHLSVEEPHHAYHTALSADGGQTIQEQRFTVGEVKVEPCGTPDVAGRLDAHDFDDSSIKSGTTSGPRTTG from the exons ATGGCTGAAAGTACACCAGACTCATCGAG ACCGCAAAGCGACCACTGCGAAGTCTCCTCTTCAGTTGGTCCTTACTTAGCCTCAGTTGACGGATCCTCATCAGTCTGGCAGAAGTCTTGGGAGCTTCCCAAGCCTTACCCTGAATCTGGAGCATCCTGGGGCCAGGACAACCCTATGGGTGCCATGGGCAGCGGGGTCATTGTGGACCCCATCAAGACCTACCACATGGGTATTGCTTTAGCAACAAGGCAGACCCCCTTTGCGTTGTTAAAGCCGAATAATGGGACTCCTGTACTGGTGAAGGTTATTGATACGAAGCTCCCTGGTGGGAAACAG ATGTTGGTCCCAGCTACTGCTGAAGACTTGAAAGTGGGAGGTAAAATTGTTCTCAAGAACGATGAAAATGACCTTTCTGAG GGGGTCAACGAAGCGGCAGGCCCGGAAATAGGCGGCGCGGTCCAGATTCGAGTCCCGGTGGTGGCCATCGTGGTGCCGAAGATCAAGAACGGCGGACGACTGCATCTGTCGGTGGAGGAGCCGCACCACGCGTACCACACTGCTTTGTCTGCTGATG GAGGCCAGACTATCCAGGAACAACGTTTTACAGTTGGGGAGGTGAAGGTGGAGCCGTGCGGCACGCCCGACGTCGCCGGCCGCCTGGACGCGCATGACTTTGATGACTCTTCCATCAAGTCTG ggaccaccagtggtccgcggaccaccggttaa